A stretch of Castanea sativa cultivar Marrone di Chiusa Pesio chromosome 2, ASM4071231v1 DNA encodes these proteins:
- the LOC142624251 gene encoding large ribosomal subunit protein eL21z/eL21y — MPAGHGVRSRTRDLFARPFRKKGYIALTTYLRTFKIGDYVDVKVNGAIHKGMPHKFYHGRTGRVWNVTKRAIGVEINKQVGNRIIRKRIHVRVEHVQPSRCTEEFRQRKLKNDQLKAEAKAKGEVISTKRQPKGPKPGFMVEGATLETVTPIPYDVVNDLKGGY; from the exons ATGCCGGCTGGTCATGGTGTTCGTTCTCGGACCCGAGATCTCTTTGCTAGGCCCTTCAGGAAGAAGGGTTACATAGCCCTCACCACCTATCTCAGGACCTTCAAGATCGGTGACTATGTCGATGTCAAGGTTAACGGCGCCATTCACAAGGGTATGCCACATAAGTTCTACCATGGCCGCACTGGTCGTGTCTGGAATGTCACCAAGCGCGCTATTGGAGTCGAGATCAACAAGCAG GTGGGTAACAGAATAATCAGGAAGAGGATCCATGTGCGTGTGGAGCATGTCCAGCCCTCAAGGTGCACTGAGGAATTCCGTCAAAGGAAGCTGAAGAATGATCAACTGAAGGCTGAGGCAAAGGCAAAAGGTGAGGTCATTAGCACAAAGAGACAGCCAAAGGGCCCCAAACCAGGTTTCATGGTGGAAGGTGCAACACTGGAAACTGTGACACCCATTCCATATGATGTCGTCAATGATCTTAAGGGTGGTTATTAG
- the LOC142625169 gene encoding secreted RxLR effector protein 161-like — translation MIGSLLYLTASRPDISYSVGVCARYQVNPKKSYMTALKRIIKYVKTTVDFDVWYSKDINDVLSGYSDTDWAGNADDRKSTSGNSISLSTVEAEYIVAGSCCTQLLWMQKLLHDLVFVKIISPSIVTIPVASTSLRIRFNILELNT, via the exons ATGATCGGTAGTCTTCTTTACCTCACTGCTAGTAGACCTGATATTAGTTATAGTGTAGGAGTGTGTGCTCGATATCAGGTTAATCCTAAAAAGTCTTATATGACTGCTTTAAAgagaatcataaagtatgtcaaaaccacCGTTGATTTTGATGTGTGGTACAGCAAGGACATTAACGATGTCTTATCTGGGTACTCTGACACTGATTGGGCAgggaatgctgatgatagaaaGAGTACATCGGGG AATTCCATCTCTTTATCCACTGTTGAAGCTGAGTACATTGTTGCTGGTAGCTGTTGCACTCAACTcttatggatgcaaaaactcctccatGATTTGGTATTTGTCAAGATCATCTCACCATCTATTGTGACAATACCAGTGGCATCAACATCTCTAAGAATCCGATTCAACATTCTCGAactaaacacatag